The Rhodanobacter sp. LX-99 genome segment CTCGGCATGGCGCTGCGCGACCAGCGCGTCGAGTTCGGCAAGGAAACCCAGCGGCGGCCGCACGGTTTTGCCGAAGCAGCTGGACGTGCCGAGGTGACAGGTCGGGCCATGCGGCTCGGCCTGGATCAGCAAAGTGTCGGCGTCGCAGTCGGCGCGGATCGACTTCAACGCCAGCACGTGGCCGGAGCTCTCGCCCTTGGTCCACAACCGCTGCCTGCTGCGGCTATAGAACGTCACCAGGCCGCGGGCCTGCGTCTGCGCCAGCGCGTCGGCATTCATGTAGCCGAGCATCAGCACCTCGCCGCTCAGCCAGTGCTGCACGATCGCCGGCAGCAGGCCGTTGCCCTTGGCCCAGTCGAGGCGGCTGACATCGGTATTGGAATCTTTGTTCATCGTTGTTCCTGATTGGCAGTGCCAATTGAGCCAACTTCCGTTCGCACCGAGCGTAACTCGCGTCAGCGAGTGAAGTCGAAGTGCCGGCGCGGCGGCAGCCCCTCGACTTCGGCCCTGCGGCCCACGCCCTGGGGGAACGGTGGGTTTCCGGCCAACCAGACTTCGGCGGCAGACAGGCCGCTGTTTTCCCGACCGTTCACAGGCGCACCGCTACACCTTGCCCGTGCAGATACTGCTTGAGTTCGGGAATCGCGATCGCTCCGGAGTGGAACACGCTGGCCGCCAGCGCGCCGTCTACGTCAACCTCGACGAAGGCATCGCGGAAATGCTGCAGCGTGCCGGCGCCGCCGGAAGCAACCAACGGCACATGGCACACTGCGCGCGCCACCGACAATTGCTCCAGGTCGTAGCCGCGGCGTACGCCGTCGCTGCCCATGCAGTTCAACACGATCTCACCGGCACCACGCTGCTGCGCCTCGACCATCCAGTCCAGCGTGCGGCGCGGCAGAGCCTGCGTCTTCGCGGGATCGCCGGTGTACTGGCGCACGCGCCACTCGCCATCGGCATCGCGCAGCGAGTCGATGCCGACCACCACGCATTGCACGCCGAACGCGGCGGCCAGCTCGTCGATCAACCCGGGCCGCTCCAGCGCCGGCGAGTTCACCGAGATCTTGTCCGCGCCGGCATGCAGCACCGCGCGCGCCTCGTCGACCGAGCGGATGCCGCCAGCCACGCAGAACGGAATGTCGATCACGCAGGCAACCTTCTCGACCCAGCCGCGATCCACGCTGCGCCCCTCCGGGCTGGCGGTGATGTCGTAGAACACCAGCTCGTCGGCGCCTTCGTCGCGATAACGCAGTGCGAGATCGACGATCTCGCCCATCACCACGTGATCGCGGAAGCGCACGCCCTTGACCACCTTGCCGTCGCGCACGTCCAGGCAGGGAATGATGCGGCGGCTCAGCATGCCAATGCCTCCTCGACGGTGAAGCGCCCTTCCAGCAGCGCACGGCCGAGGATCACGCCCTGCGCACCCGCCTCGCGCGCGGCGCGGATGTCGTCCAGCGAGCGCACGCCACCGGACGCCTGCACGGCCAGTGACGGCACCGCGGCGGCGAGGTGGCGATAGAGATCGAGGTTGAAGCCGGCCAGCATGCCGTCGCGGTCGATGTCGGTGCACAGCAGGTGGCGCGCGCCGCGCGCGGCGTACCACGGCGCCAGTTCGTCCAGCGTGCGCGCCTCGGTTTCGGTCCAGCCGGCGCTGGGCAAGGCCCAGCGGCCATTGACGCAGCGGGTGTCGAGCGCAAGGATCAAACGTTCGGCACCGTATTTGTCCAGCCAGCCGGCGACGAGTTCGGGATCGCGGATCGCCACGCTGCCCAGCACCACACGCTGCACGCCGGCGTCGAACAAACGTTGCAGGTCCATTTCGTCCCGCACTCCACCGCCGGCCTGGACCTGCATGCCATCTGCCGCGATCGAGCGGATCACCGCGAGATTGTCGAGCCGACCCGAGCGCGCGCCATCCAGATCGACCAGGTGCAACCGGCGTGCGCCGGCGTCGGCGTAGCGCCGCGCCAGTTCGCGCGGATCGGCCGCATACGTGGTCTGCTGCGCGTAGTCTCCCTGCTTCAGGCGCACCACCTGGCCGCCGCGCAGGTCGATCGCGGGGATCGCGTCGAAGTTCATAGTCCGAGGAAATTCCTGAGGAGCCTCGCGCCGACGGCAGCGGAGCGCTCGGGATGGAATTGCATGCCGTAGTAGTTGTCGCGTGCGATCACGGCGGAAAATGCCTCGCCATAGTCGCTGCTGGCGAGGGTCCAGTCGCTCACCGGCACCGCATAGCTGTGCACGAAGTACGCCTGCTCATCGTCGCCCAGCCCGGCCAGCAGGGGATGCGCCTGCTTCGCGCTCAAGCAGTTCCAGCCCATGTGCGGCACGCGCAGACCGGGAGCTTCGGCGAAGCGGCGCACCGGTACCGGGATCAGCCCGAGGCATTCGGTATCGCCCTCCTCCGAATGCGCGCACAACAGCTGCATGCCCAGGCAGACACCCAGCACGGGCTGCTTCAGCGAGCGCAGCAGCTCGACCAGGCCCAGCTCGCGCAGCCGTGCCATGCCGGGGCCGGCAGCGCCCACGCCGGGCAGGATCACCTTGTCGGCGGCGCGGATCGTCGCCGCGTCCGCGGTCAGCGCGGCATCCACGCCCAGCCGCTGCAGCGCGTAACGCACCGAGCCGATATTGGTACCGCCGGCATCGACCAGGACCACGCTCATCACAGCGCGCCCTTGGTGCTGGGCAGTTCGCTGCCCTCGCGGCGGATCGCCTGGCGCAGCGTGCGCGCGACGACCTTGAAGCAGGCCTCGACCATGTGATGCGCGTTGTCGCCGCGCACGGACAGGTGCAGGTTCGCGCCCAGGCTCTCGCACAGCGAGCGGAAGAAGTGCGGCACCAGTTCGGTCGGCACCTCGCCCACGCGCTCGCGCGGGAAGCTGCCCTCGAACACGAAGTACGGCCGGCCGGACAGGTCCAGCGCCGCGCTGGCCTGCGCTTCGTCCATCGGCAGGGTGAAGCCGTAGCGGCCGATGCCGCGCTTGTCGCCGAGCGCCTGCTTCAAGGCCCCGCCCAATGCCAGCGCGCAGTCCTCGATGGTGTGGTGCTCGTCGATGCGGATGTCGCCGTCGCATTGCAGCTCCAGCGCGAAGCCGCCGTGCTTGCCGATCTGCTCCAGCATGTGGTCGAAGAAACCCAGCCCGGTGCGCGCCTTCGGCTCGGCTACCCGGTCCAGATCGACGCTGACCGTGATGCGGGTTTCCCTGGTGTTGCGTGCCACCGTGGCCGTACGCGGCGCGTCCAATAGCTGGTGCGCCAGCGCCTCCCAGTCGAGCCCGCGCGGCCCCACGCGGAAGCCGCGCACACCAAGATTCGCGGCAAACTGCAGGTCGGTCTCGCGATCGCCCACCATGGCCGATGCTGCGCGGCTCCAGCCGTCGTCGGCGAGGTAGTGCCGCAGCATGCCGATGCCGGGCTTGCGCGTGTCCTTGCCCTCGTGCGGGAAGCTGCGATCGATCAACACCTCGCGGAAGCGAATGCCCTGCGAGTCGAGGATGCGCAGCAGCAGTTCGTGCGGCCCGGTGAAATCCGGTTCGGGGAAACTGTCGGTGCCCAGGCCATCCTGGTTGGTCACCATCACCAGTTCGTAGCCGGCCGCGACGAAACGCTGCAACGCGGCGATCACGCCCGGCAGCAGGGCCAGCTTTTCGTAGCTGTCGATCTGCTCGTCGGCCGGCTCCTCGATCAGGCAGCCGTCGCGGTCGACGAAAAGCAGCTTGCGACTGTTCATGCCGGTCCCTCGGCAAGATCCCGGCCATCCATGGCCGGACTCTTCAGAAGAGCCGCTCCATCGGCGACGCCTTGACCGGAAGCCAGCACAGCCAGCACCCGATCATTCTCCGCGGGAGTGCCGATGGTGATGCGCAGCGCATCGCCGAGGTTCGGATAGCGACGCACGTCGCGCACCACGATGCCGGCCGCGAGCAGACGCTGGTAAGCGGCGCCGGCGTCATCGAAGCGCACGGCGAGAAAGTTCGCCTGCGACGGCAACACCTCGCGCACGCCGGGCAACCGGCGCAGCTCGGCCTGCATCCGCGCGCGCTGTTCGCGCACGATGGCGACATGCCCTCGTGCATTCGCCTGGCCCCAGCCGGACAACGCCAACAACGCGGCGTCCACACACGGCAACGGCAACGGATACGGCGCCATGATCCGGCGCAACAGCGCGATCACCTCGGCATTCGCCAGCAAACTGCCGACGCGTGCGCCGGCCAGCGCCCAGGCCTTGGACAAGGTGCGCAACACGGCTAGGTTGTCATAGCGGCCGATCAGGTCCGCCACGCTGCCCGCGTCGCCGAACTCCGCGTAGGCCTCGTCCACCACCAGCAAGGCGCGACCGCTCAGCGCCTGCGCCAGCCGCTCGACCACGGCGCGCGGCACCGGCTGCCCGGTGGGATTGTTCGGCGTGCAGATGAAGACCAGCTTCACTGCCGGGCTCACGGCGGCCAGTACGGCATCCGCGTCCAGGCTGAAACCCGCCTCCAGCGGCACCTCGACGATGCCCGCATCCTGCACCCGGGCGCATACCGCGTACATGCCGAACGTCGGCGGCTGGATCAGGATCGCGTCGCGGCCGGCGCGGCAGAACGCGCGCACCAGCAGGTCGATCGCCTCGTCGCTGCCGCGGCCAACCAGCAGCTGTTCGCGCCGCACGCCATAGAGCGCCGCCAGCGCATCGACCAGGGCGGCAGGCTGCGGCTCGGGATAGCGGTTGCAGCCAAGGTTGTGGTCGCCCATCGGCGCCCACGCCGATTCGTTCGCGTTGAGCAGGACTTCGCCGCCGCTGGCTTCCATCCGCGCCGATGAGTACGGCTGCATCGCGCGGATCTCCGGCCGCGCCAGGTCGAGTACGCTCATGCCAATGCCTCCAGGCGCAAGGTCACCGCGCGGCGGTGCGCCTCCAGTTGTTCGGCCGCCGCCAGCGTCGCCGTGCACGGGCCGATGCTGCGCAAGCCTTCTTCGCTGACTTCCTGCACGCTGATCTGCTTCTGGTAGCTGGCCACCGACACGCCGCTGTAGCTGCGCGCGTAGCCGTAGGTCGGCAGCACATGGTTGCTGCCGCTGCAATAGTCGCCCACCGATTCGGGCGTCCACTGGCCGAGGAAGATCGAGCCGGCGCTGTCGATGCCGTCGAGCAAGGCGCGCGGCGCGGCCACCTGCAGGATCAGGTGCTCGGGCGCGTAGCGGTTGCTCACCTCGACCGCCTGCGCCAGCGAGTCGACGCCGATCAACCGGCTCTGCGCCAGCGCCTGGCGGGCGATCGCGCCGCGCGGCAATTCGGCGCATTGGCGCTCGACCTCGGCGGCTGCCTTGTCCAGCAGGTCGGCGGACGGGCTCAGCAGGATCACCTGCGAATCCGGCCCGTGCTCGGCCTGAGACAGCAGGTCGGCGGCGACGAACACCGGGTTCGCGCCGGCATCGGCGATCACCAGCACTTCCGACGGGCCGGCCGGCATGTCGATCGCGGCGCCGTCCGGGTCGGACGACACCTGCAGCTTCGCTTCGGTGACCCAGGCGTTGCCGGGGCCGAACAGCTTGTCGCACTTCGGCACGCTGGCGCTGCCGTAAGCCATCGCGGCGATCGCCTGCGCGCCGCCCAGCTTGAACACTTTGTGCACGCCGGTGAGGCGCGCGGCATACAACACCGCCTCGTCGCAACGGCCATCCGCGCGCGCCGGCGAGCACAACACCACCTCGCGGCAACCGGCGACATGCGCCGGCACGCCCAGCATCAAGGCGGTCGACGGCAGCGGCGCACTGCCGGCCGGCACGTACAGGCCGACCCGGCTGACCGGACGCAGCATGCGCTCCACCCGCACGCCGGGCGCGGTATCCACCGCCACCGGCTGCGGCGCCGCCGCGCGATGGAACAACTCGATGCGCGCGGCCGCTTCTCGGATCGCCGCCTTCAGGGCCGGATCGAGAAAGGCCTCGGCCGCGGCGAACTCGGCCTCATCCACCGCGATCGTGTCCAGTGTGCAGCGGTCGTATTTTGCGCTGAGCTCACGCAATGCCGTGTCGCCGTGCTCGCGCACGGCAGCGATGATCCGCTCGACACCGCGGCGCAGTTCATCCGCGCGCGACTGCGCGGGCCGCGCCAGCGCATCGCGGCGTGCCGCTTCATCCAGTGCGTTCCAGTCCAGACGTTTCATGCGAGCCAGTTCTTCATGCGAGCATTTTCTCCACCGGCAGCACGAACATCTCGCGCGCGCCGGCCCTCTTGATTTCTTCCAGTTGCCGCCAGCTCACTTCGCCGGCGCACAACGCTTGCAGCATCAGCTGGTCTGGCTGGCCGGCGACCGGCAGCAGGGTCGGCTGCGGGCCGCCCGGCAACAACCGGGTGACCGCTTCCAGCGTGTGGCGCGAGGTCTGCAACAGCAACAGGCGCGATTCACGCACCTGGATCACCCCGTCCAGTCGCTTCAGCAGCAACTCCAGCAGGTCGCCGCGCTCGTCTGCCGGCAAGGCCAGCGGCCCGGCCAGTACGGCCTCGCTCTGCAACAGCACGTCGGTCTCGCGCAACTGGTTCGCCACCAGGGTGCCGCCGCTCTGCACCAGGTCGCAGATCGCATCGGCGGTGCCCAGCTTCGGCGCAATCTCGACCGAACCGGCCAGGGTCACCACGCCGGCGTCGATCCCCTGCGTGCGCAGCCATTCGCCGAGCAGGCCCGGATACGAAGTGGCGATGCGCCGGCCCTGCAGTTGTTGCGGCCCCTGGTAGTCCAGTTCCTGCGGTACCGCGATCGACAACCGGCAGCGTCCAAAGCCGAGCGGGCGCAGTTCGCTGAGCGGTTCGGCATCGCGCCCCGTGGTGAGCTGGAACTCGCTCAGCACGTTGCGCCCGACGATGCCGAGGTCGCACACGCCCTGCGCGATCAGGCCGGGAATATCGTCGTCGCGCACCAGCAGCAGGTCGACCGGTTCGCCCTCGCCGAAGCAGAACAGCTTGTCGCGGCTTTGCCGGAAGGTGAGCCCGCAACGGGTCAGCAGCTCCAGCGCCGGCTCGGTCAGCCGGCCGGACTTCTGCATCGCGATGCGCAAGCGGTCGCGCGTTTTCATGCCTTCGCCTTTTTCGCTGCCTGCGACTGTCGCCGCGCAGCGCGGGCCGCGGCCGCCAGATAGCCGCCGCTGCCCTGGTTGAGGTAGCGCGCCACCCGTCCGATCGTGGTGATGCTGACTGCGGTGCGCTCGTGGATCTCGCGGTACGACACGCCTTCCAGCAGGTACGGAACCACCCGCCAGCGATCCACCAGCACCTCAAGCTCGGCCGGCGTGCACAGGTCGCTCAGGAAGGCGCCCATCTCCCCGCTGTTCTTCAACGACAGCAGCGCCTCGTAAAGGCTCTGCTCGGCGGATTCGGCGGGGGTTTCCGGATCGAGCGATCGACGTTTCATAATGTACTAACGCATTAACACAGTGGTGCGCATCATACACGGCATGCGGCACCGCGGCAAACCCGTTTTTCGCCGGTATCAATCCGGGTTCAGCGGCGGTTGTCCGAAGCGCCTAGCACAGCTTCGACAGCCTCCCCTCTCCAAAAACAAAGACCCCCGCCGAAGCGGGGGTCGTGCGAACCTGGTGCAGGCCGGAGTCGGCTCAGGCCGACTTCTTCTTCGGCGCGGCCTTCTTGGCGGCAGCCGGCTTGGTCACGGTCGGCTTGGCGCCCACCACGGCCGGCAGCACGCCGTGCGCACGGGTATTGCCGTAGCTGCCGCGATAGGTCTTGCCGCGACGGGTCTTGCGATCGCCCTTACCCATGGGGAACTCCTTGATTTATTGGATGAACGGCCTGCCATCATAGCAGTGTCGGAGCCGTGCGGGATAGTCAGGGCTGGCCGTGCCCGGCGCAGTCCCCGCCGGCATCGAGACACTTGCCGGGGTCGATCTGCACGGTCACATGCTGGATCCCGAAGCGCTCCAGCAACATTCGCTTGATCGCCTGCAAGGCCCGCGCGCCGTCGGCATGCTCATCCAGTTCGGCATGCACGGTGGCCATGCGCGAACCCGACGCCAGTTGCCACACGTGCAGGTGGTGAATGTCGCGGATGGCGGGATCGGCCGTGCGCAGCGACGCCTCCACCAGTGCGCTGTCCATGCCGTCGGGCACGCCTTCCAGCAGGATGTGCGCGGACATCCGCAACAAGCGCCATGCGCTGCCCAGGATCAGCAGCGAGACCAGCAGCGACAGCACCGGATCGGCCCACAGCCAGCCGAGCCAGCGGATCGCCAGCGCCGCCAGCACCGCCGCCAGCGAACCGAGCAGGTCGCCCAGCACATGCAGGCTGGCGCCGGCCAGGTTGACGTCGTCGTGCGCATGCCCGTGCAGGGTGCGCAGCACCAGCGCATTCACCAGCAACCCCGCGACCGCCACGGCCAGCATCATCCCGGACAGGATCTCCCCGGGGTGCAGCAGCCGCACGACGGCCTCGTAGACGATCCAGCCGACCAGCACGAACTGGCCCATTGCATTGACGAAACCCGCCAGCACTTCCATCCGGCCATAGCCGTAACTGCGCCGCGCATCGGCCGGCCTGGTTGCCACCCACGCGCCGACCACCGCCAGCAGCAGGGCCAGCGCATCGACCATCATGTGGCCGGCATCGGCCAGCAAGGCCAGCGAGCCGGACCACGCGCCGCCAACCACCTCGACCATCATCATCACGGCGGTCAAGACGAAAGCAAACAGCAGCTTGCGACTGCGCCCGCCGGATGCAAGGGCGTGGCCATGCGCATGGTCGTGTGCGTGGTCGTGCAAGTGGGCGTGGGGCGTGCTCATGCGTGCATGCTAGGAACGGCCGCCGCCGTTACACAATCACCACGTTCAGTGCGCGCACTGCGGGCCATGCACGTGGGCGTCGCCGTTGCGGCTGTCCAGTCGCAGGTTGACGAAATGCGCGGCGGCCAGCAGCAGGCCGCCGCAGGTCACCAGCACGCTGTGCAGGATCAGCAAGGAGCCATCGATGTAGATGACGCCGAGCAGCAGCAGGGCCAGCGCCGGCGCGGCCAGCCGCAATGGCAGCGACTGCCGGTGCCGGCGATAACCGCGGACCAGCACGAACGAGGCCAGCACGCAGGCACACAGCACGAAAACACGCTCGAAGCGGTGGTCGGCCAGGAATTCCAGGCCCAGCAGCGGCAGCAGCGCGAGCACGAAGGGCAACAGCGCGCAGTGGATCGCGCACAGGAAAGAAGCCATCGCGCCAACGCGATCGGCGGCATGCCACCAACGGGATTTGTTCGCCTGCTCGGAATCCATCGACCTGCCCCGGCGTCGCCAGACGTGGCGACTCTATATCCGGCCGACGATATGTTACTTTATAACACTATCGACCGCCATACCCGGGGAACCCGGGCTCAGGCCTTGCGG includes the following:
- the hisIE gene encoding bifunctional phosphoribosyl-AMP cyclohydrolase/phosphoribosyl-ATP diphosphatase HisIE; amino-acid sequence: MNKDSNTDVSRLDWAKGNGLLPAIVQHWLSGEVLMLGYMNADALAQTQARGLVTFYSRSRQRLWTKGESSGHVLALKSIRADCDADTLLIQAEPHGPTCHLGTSSCFGKTVRPPLGFLAELDALVAQRHAERPAGSYTTRLFEGGMRRIAQKVGEEGVETALAAVAQGDAELLGEAADLVFHLTVALRARGLDLADVARVLADRHAGRG
- the hisF gene encoding imidazole glycerol phosphate synthase subunit HisF codes for the protein MLSRRIIPCLDVRDGKVVKGVRFRDHVVMGEIVDLALRYRDEGADELVFYDITASPEGRSVDRGWVEKVACVIDIPFCVAGGIRSVDEARAVLHAGADKISVNSPALERPGLIDELAAAFGVQCVVVGIDSLRDADGEWRVRQYTGDPAKTQALPRRTLDWMVEAQQRGAGEIVLNCMGSDGVRRGYDLEQLSVARAVCHVPLVASGGAGTLQHFRDAFVEVDVDGALAASVFHSGAIAIPELKQYLHGQGVAVRL
- the hisA gene encoding 1-(5-phosphoribosyl)-5-[(5-phosphoribosylamino)methylideneamino]imidazole-4-carboxamide isomerase → MNFDAIPAIDLRGGQVVRLKQGDYAQQTTYAADPRELARRYADAGARRLHLVDLDGARSGRLDNLAVIRSIAADGMQVQAGGGVRDEMDLQRLFDAGVQRVVLGSVAIRDPELVAGWLDKYGAERLILALDTRCVNGRWALPSAGWTETEARTLDELAPWYAARGARHLLCTDIDRDGMLAGFNLDLYRHLAAAVPSLAVQASGGVRSLDDIRAAREAGAQGVILGRALLEGRFTVEEALAC
- the hisH gene encoding imidazole glycerol phosphate synthase subunit HisH: MSVVLVDAGGTNIGSVRYALQRLGVDAALTADAATIRAADKVILPGVGAAGPGMARLRELGLVELLRSLKQPVLGVCLGMQLLCAHSEEGDTECLGLIPVPVRRFAEAPGLRVPHMGWNCLSAKQAHPLLAGLGDDEQAYFVHSYAVPVSDWTLASSDYGEAFSAVIARDNYYGMQFHPERSAAVGARLLRNFLGL
- the hisB gene encoding bifunctional histidinol-phosphatase/imidazoleglycerol-phosphate dehydratase HisB — protein: MNSRKLLFVDRDGCLIEEPADEQIDSYEKLALLPGVIAALQRFVAAGYELVMVTNQDGLGTDSFPEPDFTGPHELLLRILDSQGIRFREVLIDRSFPHEGKDTRKPGIGMLRHYLADDGWSRAASAMVGDRETDLQFAANLGVRGFRVGPRGLDWEALAHQLLDAPRTATVARNTRETRITVSVDLDRVAEPKARTGLGFFDHMLEQIGKHGGFALELQCDGDIRIDEHHTIEDCALALGGALKQALGDKRGIGRYGFTLPMDEAQASAALDLSGRPYFVFEGSFPRERVGEVPTELVPHFFRSLCESLGANLHLSVRGDNAHHMVEACFKVVARTLRQAIRREGSELPSTKGAL
- the hisC gene encoding histidinol-phosphate transaminase, translated to MSVLDLARPEIRAMQPYSSARMEASGGEVLLNANESAWAPMGDHNLGCNRYPEPQPAALVDALAALYGVRREQLLVGRGSDEAIDLLVRAFCRAGRDAILIQPPTFGMYAVCARVQDAGIVEVPLEAGFSLDADAVLAAVSPAVKLVFICTPNNPTGQPVPRAVVERLAQALSGRALLVVDEAYAEFGDAGSVADLIGRYDNLAVLRTLSKAWALAGARVGSLLANAEVIALLRRIMAPYPLPLPCVDAALLALSGWGQANARGHVAIVREQRARMQAELRRLPGVREVLPSQANFLAVRFDDAGAAYQRLLAAGIVVRDVRRYPNLGDALRITIGTPAENDRVLAVLASGQGVADGAALLKSPAMDGRDLAEGPA
- the hisD gene encoding histidinol dehydrogenase gives rise to the protein MKRLDWNALDEAARRDALARPAQSRADELRRGVERIIAAVREHGDTALRELSAKYDRCTLDTIAVDEAEFAAAEAFLDPALKAAIREAAARIELFHRAAAPQPVAVDTAPGVRVERMLRPVSRVGLYVPAGSAPLPSTALMLGVPAHVAGCREVVLCSPARADGRCDEAVLYAARLTGVHKVFKLGGAQAIAAMAYGSASVPKCDKLFGPGNAWVTEAKLQVSSDPDGAAIDMPAGPSEVLVIADAGANPVFVAADLLSQAEHGPDSQVILLSPSADLLDKAAAEVERQCAELPRGAIARQALAQSRLIGVDSLAQAVEVSNRYAPEHLILQVAAPRALLDGIDSAGSIFLGQWTPESVGDYCSGSNHVLPTYGYARSYSGVSVASYQKQISVQEVSEEGLRSIGPCTATLAAAEQLEAHRRAVTLRLEALA
- the hisG gene encoding ATP phosphoribosyltransferase — its product is MKTRDRLRIAMQKSGRLTEPALELLTRCGLTFRQSRDKLFCFGEGEPVDLLLVRDDDIPGLIAQGVCDLGIVGRNVLSEFQLTTGRDAEPLSELRPLGFGRCRLSIAVPQELDYQGPQQLQGRRIATSYPGLLGEWLRTQGIDAGVVTLAGSVEIAPKLGTADAICDLVQSGGTLVANQLRETDVLLQSEAVLAGPLALPADERGDLLELLLKRLDGVIQVRESRLLLLQTSRHTLEAVTRLLPGGPQPTLLPVAGQPDQLMLQALCAGEVSWRQLEEIKRAGAREMFVLPVEKMLA
- a CDS encoding YerC/YecD family TrpR-related protein produces the protein MKRRSLDPETPAESAEQSLYEALLSLKNSGEMGAFLSDLCTPAELEVLVDRWRVVPYLLEGVSYREIHERTAVSITTIGRVARYLNQGSGGYLAAAARAARRQSQAAKKAKA
- a CDS encoding 30S ribosomal protein THX codes for the protein MGKGDRKTRRGKTYRGSYGNTRAHGVLPAVVGAKPTVTKPAAAKKAAPKKKSA
- a CDS encoding cation diffusion facilitator family transporter produces the protein MSTPHAHLHDHAHDHAHGHALASGGRSRKLLFAFVLTAVMMMVEVVGGAWSGSLALLADAGHMMVDALALLLAVVGAWVATRPADARRSYGYGRMEVLAGFVNAMGQFVLVGWIVYEAVVRLLHPGEILSGMMLAVAVAGLLVNALVLRTLHGHAHDDVNLAGASLHVLGDLLGSLAAVLAALAIRWLGWLWADPVLSLLVSLLILGSAWRLLRMSAHILLEGVPDGMDSALVEASLRTADPAIRDIHHLHVWQLASGSRMATVHAELDEHADGARALQAIKRMLLERFGIQHVTVQIDPGKCLDAGGDCAGHGQP
- a CDS encoding MerC domain-containing protein yields the protein MDSEQANKSRWWHAADRVGAMASFLCAIHCALLPFVLALLPLLGLEFLADHRFERVFVLCACVLASFVLVRGYRRHRQSLPLRLAAPALALLLLGVIYIDGSLLILHSVLVTCGGLLLAAAHFVNLRLDSRNGDAHVHGPQCAH